Proteins found in one Ptychodera flava strain L36383 chromosome 3, AS_Pfla_20210202, whole genome shotgun sequence genomic segment:
- the LOC139129658 gene encoding trichohyalin-like: protein MYVQGQKSCLPNVQWCMCVRVRLRLLQRNDEQVTEGNAASDCQPKVDERCDITQVRLASSRQCVNPSTYDCTPACGTNGGSLNINNGRCQCTEYTSPSEICDASCLSEAPYVGGTLNENAQLQVVTEDPVTGATTSEVVPYTVGPSQHTSGTKYTHIVSFTPTGVQGHIVTDPSQTAILQTPIAASAVFVPATSSSRRRLLQSTVLPTNSSFSDVSVPYVSNPVICLEIEDMVVFRVYVNEDDRSLSNFPIYVKDHLYNTNPTFDYGAFSELKFLVEETNVTLWNFAHVFTEAGKYVFADSQEPEREVIISVEPDGSSCSSGESRIQPSAPINLVDYGVGKQDAINEEPDWGLIIGMLAFLAACLVMVVVAVIVWRPRNAGIYPLKMWKPKYRSLGAPPQVPPYLQFCDYDREDVVLGPRGIAEGAESGLALKTGSARELEDFNVRTFYDKLEDQTLFLSTQLAKHQEELRNFYERISKQNEGLKNMLNNLDLSKLEQIEKERRRKAWGDGEQASDSGAGNIISANIRGGNLFKQFIGASARDQELMQALQLLLERINTGKIPITSEILRQAGLGSTTFNIHGKVVTTHSGLSDLPKKQAAERMQLEKDLQEDEDKEIDKLLQEHENKRQEALQRMSSKLAAQLDDDLSQADIDRIMAEHEKELAAVLGRLDSQKQRQLQELRDRLAQRRKQREKSLHDKHVKEAQEAGIPTPEESKVDPDNLLKMHQYTLDTLHAEESSAVTRSKMQQTSELATEQQHKLNDNFTEALESLEKTGVISTEALDELTSEERQFQKANFDRLEKRRAMQMKTLKDRMAKKKRKQLRDLKNKQDAELEKFGPQDDTKAIAECHQQETEALEAELDTEEIQHEKDINANIDEEKTKEVHDGHKRTLQRLSSQFGVDAVLQQQLLDQYRRDAENLDFELSSQKEKQEAELKAKLAARRMRKMKEASKKAEEEALKRLNEDEELQTSKLEAPDLTSGLKSDINMADLSMEEQAVIRDHERVQTEMQTRHAEENEDLLNKMERETSSKETNEAKKAQSEREKLIREKKNKQAAELAARKDLSEDEVARLLEAHARELEELEDRLDNERSRQQLAVRDRLLQRKKRLLSEQKRKQEVEMAQELLAQKKELAEVRSKRVKEEERKAITEGIQEHGVENTERVVQAVLEKRQAQEMKDLDAQFAAERRVAIEAKLAKLLDKYDAKRNNLLQQHEDEMNELLQQNLTNEQLQQKKAELLNKQQLELAELEKNLAEEKRETEEAALQDWELRYARAKLELKEKHYEEYADALKEFLADKSNRSAENALEAAQALEDVKQRLERERQEQEERIKKESEDFMKAEKAKMESEVKSYEQQLDEEAKREKERTEKSIAALNKRKEELLKEKQQKIKEQMDLLKSQGASKEDQDRILEEHQKEVARLTNKMDADRLRMQSGLQERLRKRREEKLKAKQKKVKEDMSESVQVQKEKQREEEGRLKAEEIQRLKAVVDLDYMGADETVQPRSQVAREGESQMVTSMGQDMPTSYSMAAPLSDTELTALLMASPLYKKMEEIRELITKGVHAPQAVGQGEYFMDDLDSKWSSDDKLVPIDLNKLSARNLVVYKFGCFVVELIATHCHHLPVTLLLADKIKPKR from the exons ATGTACGTGCAAGGGCAAAAATCGTGCCTTCCAAACGTCCAATGGTGCATGTGTGTGCGAGTCAGGCTACGTCTTCTTCAACGAAATGATGAACAGGTGACGGAAGGCAATGCCGCAAGCGACTGCCAACCCAAAGTGGATGAGAGATGTGACATCACCCAGGTTCGCCTGGCCAGCTCAAGACAGTGCGTTAACCCTTCAACGTATGACTGTACGCCAGCATGTGGTACTAATGGCGGAAGTTTGAACATAAATAATGGCAG atGCCAGTGCACAGAGTACACGTCACCCAGTGAAATCTGTGATGCATCATGTCTGAGCGAAGCTCCCTACGTTGGAGGTACTCTGAATGAAAATGCCCAGTTGCAAGTTGTGACAGAGGATCCAGTGACTGGTGCAACCACCTCAGAG gTTGTCCCATACACAGTGGGTCCAAGTCAGCACACATCAGGTACAAAGTATACCCACATTGTCAGCTTCACGCCTACTGGAGTTCAAGGTCATATTGTGACAGATCCATCCCAGACTGCAATTTTGCAAA CTCCAATAGCGGCCAGTGCAGTGTTTGTTCCAGCAACTAGTAGTTCCAGACGTCGATTACTTCAGAGCACGGTCCTTCCAACCAATTCAAGTTTCTCTGATGTCAGTGTACCCTACGTATCCAATCCTGTGATCTGCCTTGAAATCGAAGACATGGTCGTGTTCAGGGTGTACGTCAACGAGGACGACAGAAGCCTGAGCAATTTCCCGATCTACGTCAAAGACCACCTGTACAACACCAATCCAACCTTTGACTACGGTGCCTTCTCCGAGCTGAAGTTCCTGGTTGAAGAGACAAACGTCACCCTGTGGAACTTTGCCCATGTCTTCACGGAAGCCGGAAAGTACGTCTTTGCAGACTCGCAGGAACCAGAGCGTGAGGTCATTATCTCGGTTGAGCCGGATGGATCTAGCTGCAGCAGTGGTGAGTCCAGGATACAGCCATCAGCTCCAATCAACCTGGTGGACTATGGTGTCGGAAAACAAGACGCTATTAATGAAGAACCAGATTGGGGACTTATTATTG GAATGCTTGCGTTCCTGGCGGCATGTTTAGTAATGGTGGTGGTCGCTGTGATTGTGTGGCGCCCTCGCAATGCTGGAATCTACCCACTCAAGATGTGGAAGCCTAAATACAGGAGTCTTGGAGCACCACCACAAGTTCCACCTTACCTGCAGTTCTGTGATTATGACAG GGAAGATGTAGTCCTAGGACCACGCGGTATTGCAGAAGGAGCCGAGTCAGGACTTGCTCTGAAGACTGGCTCCGCCAGAGAGCTTGAAGACTTCAACGTGCGTACATTCTACGACAAGCTTGAAGACCAGACCCTCTTCCTCTCCACCCAGTTAGCCAAGCACCAGGAAGAACTTAGAAACTTCTACGAGAGAATCAGCAAGCAGAATGAAGGGCTGAAGAACATGTTGAACAATCTGGACCTGTCCAAACTGGAACAAATTGAGAAGGAGAGACGAAGGAAGGCCTGGGGAGATGGCGAGCAGGCCAGTGACAGTGGAGCTGGTAACATCATCAGTGCTAACATCAGAGGAGGCAATTTATTCAAGCAGTTCATCG GAGCCAGTGCCCGAGACCAGGAGTTAATGCAGGCCTTACAGCTGCTTCTGGAGAGAATAAACACTGGTAAGATACCTATCACCTCTGAGATCCTGAGACAAGCTGGCCTGGGTTCCACCACATTCAACATCCACGGCAAAGTTGTCACCACACACTCTGGTCTCAGTGACCTGCCAAAGAAACAGGCAGCTGAGAGAATGCAGCTGGAGAAGGATCTGCAAGAAGACGAAGACAAAGAAATTGATAAATTGTTACAAGAACAT GAAAACAAACGCCAAGAGGCACTGCAGAGGATGTCATCCAAGCTAGCAGCTCAGCTGGACGATGATTTGTCACAAGCCGACATTGACAGAATCATGGCCGAACACGAGAAGGAATTGGCCGCAGTACTGGGAAGACTGGACAGCCAGAAACAGAGGCAGTTACAAGAATTACGTGATCGCTTGGCACAGCGTAGAAAACAACGGGAGAAGTCACTGCATGACAAACATGTCAAAGAG GCACAAGAAGCAGGAATACCGACTCCGGAAGAGAGCAAAGTAGACCCGGACAACCTGCTGAAAATGCATCAGTACACACTGGACACATTGCATGCCGAAGAATCATCGGCCGTCACCAGATCCAAGATGCAGCAAACGTCTGAATTGGCCACAGAGCAACAACACAAACTCAATGATAACTTCACTGAGGCTCTC GAAAGTTTGGAAAAGACCGGAGTGATCAGCACTGAGGCCCTGGATGAACTGACCAGCGAAGAGAGGCAATTCCAGAAGGCCAACTTTGACCGGCTGGAGAAACGGAGAGCCATGCAGATGAAGACGCTGAAGGACAGAATGGCCAAGAAGAAGAGAAAACAGCTCAGAGACTTGAAGAACAAACAAGATGCAGAACTTGAGAAG TTTGGTCCACAAGATGACACCAAGGCCATCGCAGAGTGCCACCAGCAAGAAACGGAAGCCCTGGAGGCAGAACTGGACACCGAGGAAATACAACATGAGAAGGACATCAACGCAAACATCGAcgaagaaaaaacaaaagaagtgCACGATGGACACAAACGTACCTTGCAGAGG CTCTCAAGCCAGTTTGGTGTGGATGCAGTACTACAGCAACAATTGTTGGACCAGTACAGGAGAGACGCCGAAAACCTCGACTTTGAACTGTCGTCGCAGAAGGAGAAACAGGAGGCGGAGCTGAAAGCCAAACTGGCGGCACGCAGGATGCGCAAAATGAAAGAGGCGTCCAAAAAGGCTGAGGAAGAGGCTCTGAAACGATTGAATGAAGATGAAGAACTCCAGACTTCAAAATTAGAAGCACCTGATTTGACCTCAGGGTTAAAATCAGATATCAACATGGCTGATCTTTCCATGGAAGAACAG GCCGTCATCAGAGACCACGAGCGTGTACAGACAGAAATGCAGACCCGTCACGCTGAAGAGAATGAAGACTTACTGAACAAAATGGAGAGAGAGACGTCCAGCAAGGAGACCAATGAGGCAAAGAAAGCACAGAGTGAAAGAGAGAAACTCAttagagaaaagaaaaacaaacaagcgGCAGAACTGGCCGCAAGGAAGGACCTGTCAGAAGACGAAGTTGCTAGG TTGCTAGAAGCACATGCCAGAGAACTTGAAGAGCTGGAAGACCGACTCGACAACGAGCGGTCTCGACAGCAGCTCGCTGTGAGAGACCGACTGCTCCAGCGCAAGAAGAGACTGCTGAGCGAGCAGAAACGCAAACAGGAAGTTGAGATGGCGCAGGAGTTGCTGGCACAGAAGAAGGAACTGGCAGAGGTCAGGTCAAAGAGAGTCAAGGAGGAGGAGCGTAAAGCCATCACGGAAGGCATACAGGAACACGGAGTTGAAAACACAGAGAGAGTTGTACAAGCT GTTCTTGAAAAGAGACAAGCACAGGAGATGAAGGACCTAGATGCTCAGTTTGCCGCCGAACGCCGGGTCGCCATCGAAGCCAAACTGGCGAAACTCCTCGACAAGTACGACGCCAAGCGCAACAACCTCCTGCAGCAGCACGAGGACGAGATGAACGAACTTCTCCAGCAGAACCTGACCAACGAACAACTGCAACAGAAGAAAGCCGAACTGCTGAATAAACAGCAATTGGAACTGGCCGAGTTGGAGAAGAATTTGGCGGAAGAGAAACGCGAGACGGAAGAGGCAGCATTGCAGGACTGGGAACTGAGATACGCCAGGGCCAAACTGGAATTAAAGGAAAAACACTATGAA GAATATGCCGATGCCTTGAAGGAGTTCTTGGCTGACAAGAGCAACAGAAGCGCAGAGAACGCACTGGAAGCAGCTCAGGCCTTGGAAGACGTGAAACAGAGACTTGAGAGAGAACGACAAGAGCAGGAAGAAAGAATCAAGAAAGAATCTGAAG ACTTTATGAAAGCAGAAAAGGCCAAGATGGAGAGTGAGGTGAAGTCCTACGAACAGCAGCTAGATGAGGAAGCTAAACGAGAGAAAGAGCGGACAGAGAAGTCCATTGCAGCATTGAACAAACGCAAAGAGGAACTGCTCAAAGAGAAACAACAAAAGATAAAG GAGCAAATGGATCTGTTGAAATCCCAAGGTGCCAGCAAAGAGGATCAGGATAGAATTCTAGAAGAACACCAGAAAGAGGTGGCCAGACtaacaaacaaaatggatgCTGACAGATTGAGAATGCAGAGCGGCTTGCAG GAGCGGCTTCGCAAGAGGAGAGAGGAGAAGTTGAAAGCCAAACAGAAGAAGGTCAAGGAGGACATGTCAGAAAGCGTACAAGTCCAGAAAGAAAAGCAACGCGAAGAAGAAGGAAGACTCAAAGCTGAAGAG ATTCAAAGGTTGAAAGCTGTGGTTGATCTTGACTACATGGGTGCGGATGAAACTGTCCAACCAAGGTCCCAGGTTGCCAGGGAAGGAGAGAGCCAGATGGTGACGTCAATGGGACAGGACATGCCAACCAGTTACAGCATGGCGGCTCCACTCAGTGACACCGAGTTGACTGCACTGCTCATGGCATCACCCTTGTACAAGAAGATGGAGGAAATACGAGAGCTAATAACAAAGGGAGTACACGCACCACAGGCTGTTGGACAAG GTGAATATTTCATGGATGACCTTGACTCCAAGTGGAGCAGTGACGACAAATTGGTCCCCATCGATCTGAACAAGCTGAGCGCCCGTAATCTGGTGGTGTACAAATTCGGTTGTTTCGTCGTGGAACTGATCGCAACTCACTGTCATCACCTACCCGTGACTCTCCTCTTGGCCGACAAGATCAAACCGAAACGATGA